CGGGCTTGGCGTGGCCTGTGCGGCAGGAGAAGGCGCACACCTGGAAGTGCTTGAGCCAGGAATGCCGCTCTTCGTAGTGGGCGGCCAGTTCCTCGGGGATGTTGGAGAGCAGCGCGACGGGCTGTCCCGCGGCCGCCAGCTCCTCGACGAGGACGACCCTCGTGTCGTCGACGGCGCTCCAACTGGCGAGATCACATGTCGAAGAGCACGACGTCGTGAGTGCGGTGGTGGTCGTTCATGGGGGTCATACCTTTCGTACGGCCACGCCCGCCGCGGCGATCATGTCGGTCTCCGTGTCCGGTGCCGCGTCGTCCGTGACGACGGCGTGCAGCGCGTCGGCGGCGGCGACGAACGCCAGGGCGGTACGGGAGAGCTTCGCGGCGTCCGCGACGGCGATGACGCGGCGGGCCGAGCCGATCGCGGCTCGTTTCACGGCGGCATCGTCCAGGTCGTAGGCGGTGAGGCCGTCCGCCGCGGTCAGTCCGCAGCAGCCGATCACGGCGGTGTCGAAGCGCAGTGCGGCCAGGGACGCGGTGGTCAGCGGGCCGGTGAGGGCCAGCTCGCCGGGGCGCGGCCGCCCGCCCGGCACCAGGAGCGTCACCTGCGGGGCGGCCGACAGGGCGTTCACCGCGTGCAGGGACAGCGGCATCACGGTCAGGCGCCGGTGCTCCAGGGCGCGGGCGACCTCGAGGCAGGTCGTGCCGCTGTCGACGACGACGGACTCCCCGTCCGCGATCAGCCCGGCCGCCGCGGCGGCGATGCGCCGCTTGGCCGCGAGGCCCTCCTGCTCCCGCAGCGCGAACGGCGGTTCCTCGCCGCGCAGCAGCAGGCTCCGTGCGCCACCTCGATAGCGCTCAAGGACACCTTGCTCCGCGAGAACCTCCAGGTCGCGGCGGACGGTCATCTCGGATGCGCCGGTGAGCCCGGCGAGCTCCGCGACACCGAGCCGCCCCGCGTCGCGTACGGCTTCGGTGATCTGCCTCAGTCGATCTGTACTGGCCACGCACACAGCAAACAACAATTCTGTTCGCAGATCAATCTTCCGAACATCGAAACTGTTCGTTATGTTCGAAAGCATGGAAAGAACACTGCGAGTCGGCCGACTGGCCACCTTCGCCTACTTCGCGCTGAACGGCTTCCTCATGGGCATGTGGATCGTCCACATCCCCGCCGTCGAGGACCGTGCCGGGATCAGTCACGCCGTGCTCGGCTGGCTCCTGCTGCTGCTCGGCGCCGGCGCATTCGTGGGCATGCAGATCGTCGGGCCGCTCACCGACCGGCTCGGCGCCCGCATCGTCGTGCCCGTCAGCGCCGCGCTGTGCGCCGCGGCCGTGGTGCTGCCGGGGCTCGCCACGAACGTGTGGACGCTGGGGGCCGCGCTGCTCGCCTTCGGGCTCGGCAACGGCTGCCTCGACGTCAGCATGAACGCCCACGCCGTGCAGGTCGAGCGCGGCTACCGACGCCCCGTCATGTCTGCCTTCCACGCCACGTTCTCCATCGGCGGCGTCCTCGCCGCGCTGGTCGGCGCCCGCACGCTCAGCTGGGGCTGGAGCCCGGCCGCGACGCTCGGCGCGGTGGCCGCGCTCGGGGTCGTGGCGGCGGCGGTGTCCGCTCCCGCGCTGCTGCGCCCCGAACCCGGATCCGTACCGTTGCCCGAGTCCCCGACGCCATCGCGGCGCGGAACCCCGCGCCGGATCTGGGTCCTCGCCGCCCTCGCCCTGATGCTCATGCTCTGCGAGGGCGTGGCCAACGACTGGAGCGTCCTGCACCTGCGCGACGTGCTCGACGCGCCCGCCGCGACCGCGGCCCTCGCCTACGGCGCCTTCGCCACGGCCATGACCATCGGCCGCCTCCTCGCCGACCGGGTGGCCGCGCGGTACGGGCCGGTGGCCATCCTCCGGTACGGCGCCGCCGTCGCCGCGGTGGGCCTGACGGTGGCGGCGTTGTCACCCTGGATCCCGCTCGCCCTGACTGGCTGGACCGTGTTCGGCGCGGGCCTCTCGGGCTGCATCCCCCAGCTCTTCAGCGCCGCGGGCCACGCGGACCCCGAAACCGCGGGCGTCAATGTCTCCCGCGTCGCGGGGCTCGGCTATCTCGGCATGCTCGCGGGCCCCGCCGTGATCGGCCCGCTCACCCACTTCGTGCCGCTCAACCTGACGTTCTTCCTGCCCGTGGCGTTCTGCGCCGTCGCGGCCTGCGCGGCGGGCATCCTGCGGGAGACCGCTCAGGGGGCGGGGAACCCCGCCCGGAAGTGCTCCAGCAGCGTCTGACGCGATGCGGCGGTGGCGAGCCGGTCCGCCACCCAGAGGTAGAAATCGTCGGCGAGCTCGTCCAGCCAGTCGTACGCCGGGTCGAAGGGGTGGGAATCCGGCGCCGCGTACGGGAGTTCGAACTCCGGGTCGCCGCCGGAACCGGCGACGGCGAAGTGCCGCGTGCCGTCCGGCAGCGAAGCCTGCCGGACCGAGGCCGACGCGCAGTCCCAGCGCCGCGCCCCGAACTGCAGCCACAGCGTCCCGGAGTCCTCCCCGGCGCCGTACAGCGCGCCCGCCGCCTGCTCGCCGTCTCCAGGAAGGTGCACGAAACCGTGGCAGCTGCCGCCGGGTGCGGGGGAGAGGAGCCCCGAAGCGGGATCCAGGTCCCACACCCGGCCGTGCCGGTCGTAGTCCGACAGACGCGTCATCAGCCGCGCGGCTCCAGGCCGAGCTCCCGGTCCACGGCGGCGCTGCTCCGCGTGGCGGCCGCGATGACCGCCTTCCAGCTGCCGTACTTGGCGTACTGCTGGTCCGCCGTCGGGCCAAGCGGGTTGCCGTACTTCTTCATGTTGCGTGCCTCCAGGGCCTGCACGGCTTCGGGCGACATGCCCGCGCGCGTGATGTCCTTGGCTTCGTTGCGCATGTCCACCAGCGTGCGGGCGATCTCCTCGTCCGAGCGGCCCGCGTCGTGCATCTCGTCGGCCGTGCGCTCCATGGCGTCGAGCAGCTGGTGATAGCGGATCCGGGTCTCGCGCGCCTGCGCGCGCTGCTCCGGAGTCATCTCCCGGATCATGCAGACGGCGGGGTCGCTGCTGGTGCACGACTCGTCGACGACGGCGGGCGCGGTGGCGGCCAAGGCGGATGCCTGGGCCGCGTGAGCCTGCCCCGGGGCGACGAGGAAGCCGTTCGCCGCGGTGAGCAGGGCGAGCAGGAAGAGGACGACGAAGCGGGCCGGTGCCGGGAGGGCTGGCGCGGATCTCGACATGGGGGGTGGGGTCTCGCTTTCTTGCCGGGTAACGCACGATCGGGGACGAATCGGACGTTACGGCGGGAGGGCGAGGCCACGCGCGCGTGGCGGTGACGCGTTCGGGTGACCGTGAGGTGTCACAGGCCCGTGCGAAGATCAAGTGCATGGATTTCGAAGTCATATGCGCCGAGCCGTACATACGCCGGGCCGAGCCGTACGTACGCGCCGAGCCGCACACGAGGTGCTGCTGACGTGGCGACCCTCGCGCGCTCCTCGCTCCTCATGGCCTTCGGGACCGTGGTCTCCCGCGCCACCGGCCTGATCCGGCAGGTCCTCCAGGGCGCTGCCCTCGGCACCGGCCTCCTCGCCGGTACGTACAACACGGCCAACACCGTCCCCACCAGCCTCTACACCCTGCTCATCGGCGGCGCCCTGAACGCCGTCCTGGTGCCCCAGCTGGTGCGCGCCCGTGCGAACGACCCCGACGGCGGCACGGCGTTCGAGCAGCGCCTGATCACCCTCGTCGTCTGCGTCCTCGGCGTCGGCACGGCCCTCGCGGTATGGGCGGCCCCGCAGATCGTCGCGCTCTACATGAGGGACACCGCCGAGAACCACGAGGCGTTCGAGCTCACCGTCGTCTTCGCCCGGTTCCTGCTGCCGCAGATCTTCTTCTACGGGCTCTTCGCGATCCTCGGACAGGTCCTGAACGCCCGCGAGAAGTTCGGCGCGATGATGTGGACCCCGGTCCTCAACAACGTCGTGCTCGTCACCATGTTCGGCGCATACCTGGGTCTGATGACCGTGCCCGACGACGTCCGGGACATCACCGCCGAGCAGGTCGGACTCCTCGGTATCGGCACCACCCTCGGCATAGCCGTGCAGGCCCTCGCGCTCGTGCCGTACGTGCGCGCCGCGGGCCTGCGCTTCAGGCCGCGCTTCGACTGGCGCGGCACCGGCCTCGGCAGGAGCGCCCGCGCCGCCCGCTGGACGCTGCTGCTCGTCCTCGCCAACCAGGTCGCGCTGACCGTCGTCACGAACTACGCCAACGCCGCCGACCGGACCCTGCCGAAGGACGGCGTCGGCTACACCGCCTACTCGTACGCGCAGACCATCTGGCTCCTGCCGCAGTCCATCGTCACCGTCTCCCTGGTGACCGCGCTGCTGCCCCGGATGAGCAAGGCCGCCGCCGAGGGCAGGACCGCCGACCTGCGCGGCGAACTGTCCCGCGCGCTGCGCGTCACCGGCACGGTGATCGTGCCCGCCGGGTTCTTCTTCCTCGCCTTCGGCCCGCAGACCGCGGAACTGCTCTTCGCCCACGGCGCGTCCGACGCCG
The sequence above is a segment of the Streptomyces sp. Je 1-369 genome. Coding sequences within it:
- the murJ gene encoding murein biosynthesis integral membrane protein MurJ; protein product: MAFGTVVSRATGLIRQVLQGAALGTGLLAGTYNTANTVPTSLYTLLIGGALNAVLVPQLVRARANDPDGGTAFEQRLITLVVCVLGVGTALAVWAAPQIVALYMRDTAENHEAFELTVVFARFLLPQIFFYGLFAILGQVLNAREKFGAMMWTPVLNNVVLVTMFGAYLGLMTVPDDVRDITAEQVGLLGIGTTLGIAVQALALVPYVRAAGLRFRPRFDWRGTGLGRSARAARWTLLLVLANQVALTVVTNYANAADRTLPKDGVGYTAYSYAQTIWLLPQSIVTVSLVTALLPRMSKAAAEGRTADLRGELSRALRVTGTVIVPAGFFFLAFGPQTAELLFAHGASDAAATEPLGHMLQAFGLGLIPFSAQYLLLRGFYACEDTRTPFWMAAWVAGVNIGLATVCHLLLPARWAVTGMAAAYTLSYAVGLLLTARLLRRRLGGYLDGRRLTRTYGKLILASALAGALGWAAARAGSEVTSAGTAATALALTAGALTMAVGYLVLARLLRIGEMRMLPGLRR
- a CDS encoding MFS transporter, which encodes MERTLRVGRLATFAYFALNGFLMGMWIVHIPAVEDRAGISHAVLGWLLLLLGAGAFVGMQIVGPLTDRLGARIVVPVSAALCAAAVVLPGLATNVWTLGAALLAFGLGNGCLDVSMNAHAVQVERGYRRPVMSAFHATFSIGGVLAALVGARTLSWGWSPAATLGAVAALGVVAAAVSAPALLRPEPGSVPLPESPTPSRRGTPRRIWVLAALALMLMLCEGVANDWSVLHLRDVLDAPAATAALAYGAFATAMTIGRLLADRVAARYGPVAILRYGAAVAAVGLTVAALSPWIPLALTGWTVFGAGLSGCIPQLFSAAGHADPETAGVNVSRVAGLGYLGMLAGPAVIGPLTHFVPLNLTFFLPVAFCAVAACAAGILRETAQGAGNPARKCSSSV
- a CDS encoding DeoR/GlpR family DNA-binding transcription regulator — encoded protein: MASTDRLRQITEAVRDAGRLGVAELAGLTGASEMTVRRDLEVLAEQGVLERYRGGARSLLLRGEEPPFALREQEGLAAKRRIAAAAAGLIADGESVVVDSGTTCLEVARALEHRRLTVMPLSLHAVNALSAAPQVTLLVPGGRPRPGELALTGPLTTASLAALRFDTAVIGCCGLTAADGLTAYDLDDAAVKRAAIGSARRVIAVADAAKLSRTALAFVAAADALHAVVTDDAAPDTETDMIAAAGVAVRKV